The Phycisphaeraceae bacterium genome has a window encoding:
- a CDS encoding DUF3987 domain-containing protein — translation MTSKPMSNGPSNLLDAARWYLARGFAPIPVPAGSKVPVLKGWTDMRLAEADLPRHFNGTGNIGVLLGEPSGWLVDVDLDCEEAVALAPAFLPPTGAKSGRPGKPLSHWWYVCEGAKTRKHQDPASKKMIVELRSTGAQTVVGPSVHPSGELYDPLEGEPAVVDAEELAAAVAALAEAVVGGRRQGAGKAAGAESARKSTPIHVAGTPSAPEAAHPRTVFAGCPAGDALVRRAGAYLDSIPPAISGSGGHSQTYAAATAMVHGFGLDPEAAFSLLWDRYNPRCEPPWSEKELRHKVSDAASKPHDRPHGWLRDAGPVEATDVDLSGFDPERRRGAPERPRSERPPDPGPFPEHLLRVPGFIEQVVAHNLATATRPQPVLALAAAICLQAVLAARKVRDERGNRTNVYCVGVAPSGAGKDNARKVNKNILFAADMVEHEGNEDLASDAGLITAVEAEPAILFQIDEFGRFLRTIGDPKKAPHLFNVLTALMKLYSSADTVFRGKAYADKKRNKVVDQPCVSVYGTTVPEHFFESLTADSLSDGFIARLLVFEAAETPARQRAKATGVPDAIKQAAEWWGSFKPGGNLAPEHPQPIVVEATPEAGAVFDALAAMVDAEFGKPDETGRSLWARAEEKACRLALIYACSANAQKPVIDEDAARWACDLSEYLTRRMLYIAHEWVADGVFDARQKRVVRVVRKAGGKISRSELCRKTQWLTQRERQEVIDNLLETQQLRQEEESTATRPRVWYVLA, via the coding sequence ATGACGAGTAAACCGATGAGCAACGGCCCGTCCAATCTTCTCGACGCGGCGCGGTGGTACCTCGCGCGCGGCTTCGCCCCGATCCCCGTTCCCGCGGGGTCGAAGGTGCCGGTGCTCAAGGGCTGGACCGATATGCGCCTCGCAGAGGCCGACCTGCCCCGGCACTTCAACGGCACCGGGAACATCGGCGTTTTGCTCGGGGAGCCGAGCGGTTGGCTCGTGGATGTGGACCTGGACTGCGAGGAAGCGGTGGCGCTCGCCCCGGCGTTCCTGCCCCCGACGGGTGCGAAGTCGGGCCGGCCCGGCAAGCCGTTGTCGCACTGGTGGTACGTCTGCGAGGGGGCGAAGACCCGCAAGCACCAGGACCCGGCGTCGAAGAAGATGATCGTCGAGCTACGAAGCACCGGGGCGCAGACGGTGGTCGGCCCGAGCGTGCATCCCAGCGGGGAGTTGTACGACCCGCTCGAGGGCGAGCCCGCCGTGGTTGATGCCGAGGAGCTTGCCGCTGCTGTTGCGGCTCTTGCTGAGGCCGTGGTCGGCGGGCGACGCCAGGGGGCGGGAAAGGCGGCGGGCGCGGAATCCGCGCGGAAATCCACGCCCATCCATGTGGCAGGAACGCCATCCGCGCCGGAAGCCGCGCATCCGCGCACCGTGTTCGCCGGGTGTCCCGCCGGGGATGCGCTGGTTCGAAGGGCTGGTGCCTACCTCGACAGCATCCCGCCGGCGATCTCAGGCTCGGGCGGGCACAGCCAGACGTACGCGGCCGCGACGGCGATGGTGCACGGGTTCGGCCTCGACCCGGAGGCGGCGTTCTCGCTGCTGTGGGACCGGTACAACCCGCGGTGCGAGCCGCCGTGGTCGGAGAAGGAACTGCGGCACAAGGTCAGCGACGCCGCGAGCAAGCCGCACGATCGCCCGCACGGGTGGCTGCGCGATGCGGGCCCGGTCGAGGCCACCGACGTGGATCTCTCCGGGTTCGATCCGGAGCGACGGCGCGGCGCGCCCGAGCGTCCACGCTCTGAGAGGCCGCCTGACCCAGGGCCGTTCCCCGAGCACCTCCTCCGCGTCCCCGGCTTCATCGAGCAGGTCGTGGCGCACAATCTGGCGACGGCCACACGGCCGCAGCCCGTGCTGGCGCTGGCGGCCGCGATCTGCCTCCAGGCCGTGCTGGCGGCGAGGAAGGTCCGCGACGAGCGAGGCAACCGGACCAACGTCTACTGCGTCGGCGTCGCCCCCTCCGGCGCGGGCAAGGACAACGCCCGCAAGGTGAACAAAAACATCCTCTTCGCCGCCGACATGGTCGAGCACGAGGGTAACGAGGACCTTGCGTCCGACGCCGGTCTCATCACGGCCGTCGAGGCCGAGCCGGCGATCCTGTTCCAGATCGACGAGTTCGGCCGCTTCCTTCGCACCATCGGCGACCCGAAGAAGGCCCCCCACCTGTTCAACGTGCTGACAGCGCTCATGAAGCTCTACAGCAGCGCCGACACAGTCTTCCGGGGCAAGGCCTACGCCGACAAGAAGCGGAACAAGGTGGTCGATCAGCCGTGCGTGAGCGTTTACGGAACGACCGTCCCGGAGCACTTCTTCGAGTCGCTCACCGCCGACAGCCTCAGCGACGGGTTCATCGCCCGGTTGCTGGTGTTCGAGGCGGCGGAGACGCCGGCGCGGCAGCGCGCCAAGGCGACGGGCGTCCCCGACGCGATCAAGCAGGCCGCTGAGTGGTGGGGATCGTTCAAGCCCGGCGGCAACCTCGCCCCCGAGCACCCCCAGCCGATCGTGGTCGAGGCCACGCCGGAGGCGGGCGCGGTGTTCGATGCGCTCGCCGCGATGGTGGACGCCGAGTTCGGGAAGCCGGATGAGACGGGAAGGTCGCTGTGGGCCCGTGCCGAGGAGAAGGCGTGCCGCCTCGCGCTGATCTACGCCTGCTCTGCGAACGCCCAGAAGCCGGTCATCGACGAGGACGCCGCCCGCTGGGCGTGCGACCTGTCGGAGTACCTGACCCGCCGGATGCTCTACATCGCCCACGAGTGGGTCGCCGACGGCGTGTTCGACGCCCGGCAGAAGCGCGTGGTGCGGGTGGTGCGCAAGGCGGGCGGAAAGATCTCCCGCAGCGAACTCTGCCGCAAGACACAGTGGTTGACCCAGCGGGAGCGGCAGGAAGTGATCGACAACCTCCTGGAAACGCAGCAGTTGCGGCAGGAGGAGGAATCGACGGCAACCCGGCCGAGGGTCTGGTATGTGCTGGCATGA
- a CDS encoding DUF669 domain-containing protein, with amino-acid sequence MANLNNFDANNVDPSVALDPIPAGKYIAVITETEMKPTKAGGGKYLQLTFQIVDGDHKGRLVWARLNLENKSEMTVKIARGELSAICRAVGVMAPKDSVELHNIPLEINVGLKKRDDNGEFTNVIKGYAKKGGNGGGGAAGARVPAGVGPGSTPPWKR; translated from the coding sequence ATGGCGAACCTGAACAACTTCGACGCGAACAACGTGGACCCCTCCGTCGCCCTCGACCCGATCCCCGCGGGCAAGTACATCGCCGTCATCACCGAGACGGAGATGAAGCCGACCAAGGCCGGCGGCGGGAAGTACCTCCAGCTGACCTTCCAGATCGTCGACGGCGATCACAAGGGCCGCCTGGTCTGGGCGCGGCTCAACCTGGAGAACAAGAGCGAGATGACGGTGAAGATCGCGCGGGGCGAACTGTCCGCGATCTGCCGCGCCGTCGGCGTCATGGCCCCGAAGGACTCGGTCGAACTCCACAACATCCCGCTGGAGATCAACGTCGGGCTGAAGAAGCGCGACGACAACGGCGAGTTCACCAATGTGATCAAGGGATACGCCAAGAAGGGCGGGAACGGGGGCGGGGGCGCTGCGGGCGCTCGCGTGCCCGCAGGCGTCGGCCCGGGGAGCACGCCGCCGTGGAAACGTTGA
- a CDS encoding DUF1580 domain-containing protein — translation MFQQDSIGKATDGNDEAPAAEEHITLSQAAKLAPGRPSPNCVWRWCREGVKAASGQRVRLKHVRFGSRIYTTRQWLSAFGLALAEADAAHFERGEQATEVSAPPTSPRRSGRSRGTARDEARRRHDQAERELEEAGL, via the coding sequence GTGTTCCAGCAAGACTCAATCGGTAAGGCGACGGACGGGAACGATGAGGCACCTGCTGCGGAAGAGCATATCACGCTCTCGCAGGCGGCGAAACTCGCCCCGGGCCGACCTTCGCCCAACTGCGTGTGGCGGTGGTGCCGCGAGGGCGTCAAGGCTGCGTCCGGCCAGCGCGTGCGGCTCAAGCACGTGCGCTTCGGCTCCCGCATCTACACCACGCGCCAATGGCTGAGCGCCTTTGGCCTCGCACTTGCCGAGGCGGACGCTGCCCACTTCGAGCGTGGCGAACAGGCCACGGAGGTCAGTGCTCCTCCCACATCGCCCCGCCGTAGCGGGCGTTCACGCGGAACCGCGCGCGATGAGGCCCGCCGTCGCCACGACCAGGCAGAGCGAGAACTCGAGGAGGCGGGCCTGTGA
- a CDS encoding DEAD/DEAH box helicase family protein produces MMQLRPYQSEAVAAVYEHLRTRDDNPCVVIPTGGGKTPVIATICRDAVGPWTGRVVILAHVKELLEQAADKLSTIAPDVPVGIYSAGLKRKDLGYAVTIAGIQSIYQRACDLGPVDLLIVDEAHLIPPDGEGMYRQFIADAKVVNPLARVIGLTATPFRMKSGPICEPGNILNHVCYEVGVRELIVQGFLSPLRTKAGLQKVSTEDLHVRAGEFVASEVEDLMDSDALVEGACAEIVEHTKSRSATLIFSSGIRHGQHIVEVLKSKHGVECGFVSGDTPAGVRSSILDRFRSGALKYLCNVNVLTTGFDAPHIDCVALVRPTMSPGLYYQMVGRGFRLHPGKADCLVLDFGGNVLRHGPVDAIRIATDDRGEGEAPAKECPQCHALIAAGYQTCPECGHQFPEPNKQKHEAQASTEGILSGQTTREEHHVSETTYHVHIKRGDPDAPLTMRVEYRVGFNRYFREWVCFNHTGYARTKAEAWWRARSVEPVPGGTEEAVELARAGALASTLSITVEKKAGEQFERVVAHRLGDKPPRLEGDEGLPEYAPASTTYGIPDDEIPF; encoded by the coding sequence GTGATGCAACTGCGTCCCTACCAATCCGAAGCCGTGGCCGCGGTGTACGAGCACCTGCGGACCCGCGACGACAACCCCTGCGTGGTGATTCCCACCGGGGGCGGCAAGACGCCCGTCATCGCCACCATCTGCCGCGACGCGGTCGGGCCGTGGACCGGGCGCGTGGTCATCCTGGCCCACGTCAAGGAGCTCCTGGAGCAGGCGGCGGACAAGCTCAGCACCATCGCGCCCGACGTGCCCGTGGGCATCTACTCAGCTGGCCTGAAGCGCAAGGACCTCGGCTACGCCGTCACTATCGCCGGCATCCAGTCCATCTACCAGCGGGCGTGCGACCTCGGGCCGGTGGACCTGCTCATCGTGGACGAAGCGCACCTGATCCCGCCCGATGGCGAGGGGATGTACCGCCAGTTCATCGCCGACGCCAAGGTCGTGAACCCGCTCGCGCGGGTGATCGGCCTGACGGCGACGCCGTTCCGCATGAAGTCGGGGCCGATCTGCGAGCCGGGCAACATCCTCAACCACGTCTGCTACGAGGTCGGCGTTCGCGAGCTGATCGTGCAGGGCTTCCTGTCGCCGCTGCGCACCAAGGCGGGACTCCAGAAAGTCAGCACCGAGGACCTGCACGTTCGCGCCGGCGAGTTCGTCGCCAGCGAGGTCGAGGACCTCATGGACAGCGACGCCCTGGTCGAGGGCGCGTGCGCCGAGATCGTCGAGCACACCAAAAGCCGTTCCGCCACGCTGATCTTCTCGTCGGGCATCCGGCACGGGCAGCACATCGTGGAGGTGCTGAAATCCAAGCACGGAGTCGAGTGCGGGTTCGTGTCCGGTGACACACCCGCGGGCGTGCGGAGCAGCATCCTCGACCGGTTCCGCTCGGGGGCGCTGAAGTACCTCTGCAACGTCAACGTGCTCACCACCGGCTTCGACGCGCCGCACATCGACTGTGTGGCGCTGGTGCGGCCGACCATGTCGCCCGGGCTGTACTACCAGATGGTCGGGCGCGGCTTCCGCCTGCACCCCGGCAAGGCCGACTGCCTCGTGCTCGACTTCGGCGGCAACGTGCTCCGGCACGGCCCGGTGGACGCGATCCGCATCGCCACCGACGACCGTGGCGAGGGCGAAGCGCCGGCGAAGGAGTGCCCGCAGTGTCACGCGCTCATCGCGGCGGGCTACCAGACGTGCCCGGAGTGCGGACACCAGTTTCCCGAGCCCAACAAGCAGAAGCACGAGGCGCAGGCCAGCACCGAGGGCATCCTCAGCGGCCAGACCACGCGCGAGGAGCACCACGTCAGCGAGACGACGTACCACGTTCACATCAAGCGCGGGGACCCCGACGCGCCGCTGACGATGCGTGTCGAGTACCGCGTCGGCTTCAACCGCTACTTCCGCGAGTGGGTCTGCTTCAACCACACCGGGTACGCGCGGACGAAGGCCGAAGCGTGGTGGCGGGCGCGGTCGGTCGAGCCCGTTCCCGGCGGCACCGAGGAGGCGGTCGAGCTCGCGCGGGCCGGGGCGCTCGCCTCGACGCTCTCCATCACCGTCGAGAAGAAGGCGGGCGAGCAGTTCGAGCGGGTGGTGGCGCACCGCCTCGGCGATAAGCCGCCTCGGCTTGAGGGCGACGAAGGCCTGCCCGAGTACGCGCCCGCTAGCACCACGTACGGCATCCCAGACGACGAAATCCCCTTCTGA
- a CDS encoding RusA family crossover junction endodeoxyribonuclease — MSASGRVLVLPYPPSVNHIWRRVGPRTVISREGRRYRKDVCAALAAMKVERMNGRLAVRVTVCPPDHRRRDLDNVQKALLDALAKGGAYRDDSQIDRLVVERGPVTPGGKVLVAIAQMSGKTGAHA; from the coding sequence TTGAGCGCAAGTGGCCGCGTCCTCGTGCTCCCGTACCCGCCGAGTGTGAACCACATCTGGCGGCGCGTGGGGCCGAGGACCGTCATCAGCCGCGAGGGCCGGCGCTACCGCAAGGACGTGTGCGCCGCCCTCGCGGCGATGAAGGTCGAGCGGATGAACGGTCGGCTCGCGGTGAGGGTCACCGTCTGCCCGCCCGATCACCGCCGGCGCGACCTGGACAACGTGCAGAAGGCGCTGCTCGACGCGCTGGCGAAGGGCGGTGCGTACCGCGACGACTCGCAGATCGACCGGTTGGTTGTTGAACGCGGCCCGGTGACGCCGGGCGGCAAGGTGCTGGTGGCCATCGCGCAGATGTCCGGCAAAACAGGAGCACACGCATGA
- a CDS encoding ATP-binding protein, with protein sequence MTTNTLMNQITKGRRPKPRRVMLYGTHGIGKSTFGAMAENPIFIPTEDGLGDIDCESFPLAKSLGDVMAALESLYSGEHGYRTVVIDSLDWLERLIWQEVCEDEQAESIEKIGYAKGYAFAIEKWRTVLGALDALRSDRGMTVIVIAHAKIEKFENPETVPYDRYSPRLHKLASALVQEWADEVLFATYKVLTVKVDEAFNKAKHNGVGTGERIIRTVERPAHVAKNRLNLPEELPLDYRVFAEHVAASRGEAAPITPTQNTDAAPSEGAVATN encoded by the coding sequence ATGACCACGAACACCCTGATGAACCAAATCACCAAGGGTCGCAGGCCCAAGCCCCGCCGTGTGATGCTGTACGGCACGCATGGGATCGGCAAGAGCACGTTCGGCGCGATGGCCGAGAATCCGATCTTCATCCCGACCGAGGACGGCCTCGGCGACATCGACTGCGAGTCGTTCCCGTTGGCCAAGTCGCTCGGCGATGTGATGGCCGCGCTCGAGTCCCTGTACTCCGGCGAGCACGGATACAGAACTGTCGTCATCGACTCGCTGGACTGGCTCGAACGGCTCATCTGGCAGGAGGTCTGCGAGGACGAGCAGGCCGAGAGCATCGAGAAGATCGGGTACGCGAAGGGGTACGCCTTTGCCATCGAGAAGTGGCGGACGGTGCTCGGCGCGCTCGACGCCCTCCGCAGTGACCGTGGCATGACGGTGATCGTCATCGCGCACGCCAAGATTGAAAAGTTCGAGAACCCCGAGACGGTTCCCTACGACCGCTACTCGCCCCGGCTGCACAAACTCGCGTCAGCGCTCGTGCAGGAATGGGCCGATGAGGTGCTCTTCGCCACGTACAAGGTTCTCACCGTCAAGGTGGACGAGGCGTTCAACAAGGCCAAGCACAACGGCGTCGGCACGGGGGAGCGGATCATCCGCACCGTCGAGCGGCCGGCGCACGTCGCCAAGAACCGCCTGAACCTGCCCGAGGAGTTGCCGCTCGACTACCGCGTCTTTGCGGAGCACGTCGCCGCCTCGCGCGGTGAGGCCGCCCCGATCACCCCCACCCAGAACACCGACGCCGCGCCCAGCGAGGGCGCGGTCGCAACCAACTGA